aattaatataataactacttcTCCTAATTTACCTATTGATTCTGGTGTTGAAAATGCTGGGTGTAATTATGAAGTTGTCGATCTGACTTTTATTGGACCTAGTAagttaaatatgttaacaattttaatttatatacaataatgctttgtcatgtattaaatttgttgcAGATTCCAGCCAGTCACCTCATACCCCTACATATACACCAAcacttaaaagaaaatttaaaaaaaaattgtttgatacaCCAAAAAAAGCCAACCTCAAAAAGCGAATTAAACTTTTACAACAAACGGTTAGAAGGcagaacacaaaaataaattcacttgAGGTATTTACGTAAATGCTAACTGAGAAAGATTGGCTTAGTCTTAGTACAcacttaataagttattataatatgtgaaatgcCTCTAGTGATTAGTGATGACTGATTACCGGATGAGTGAAACttaactgtatatttatatattaataaactatattgtaatttttattaataaaaattattcttatcagCAATTGATGTCTACTATTGGATCCTGTACTGATAGAGaaactactaatataattgaaaaaaattttactgaggtttttttaaaagatattataaataatggtaaTGTGGCTCCTACTGCAAGGCGATACAGCGAAGAAGTAAAAAAGTTTGCAActacactttatttttattctccaAAAGCATATAACTatgttaggtaggtatatatcctCAATAActgaaacaattatatatttgagttacagaaattgtaattttgaaaaataaattgtaatttaaaggaCTTCAATTTCTTTGCCTAATCCAAGTGCTATACGAAATTgggtatcaaatataaatgctGAAACTGGTATTTTACAAGATGTCCTATTAGAAATAGGTAAATTTCCCAAAGAAGACAAATTTTGTTGTTTGATATTAGACTCCatgagtattaaaaaatcagttcAGTGGGATAAAGTTAgtcatatgtatgtattattagaaaatattattcatagttgaatatattataactagatataaatttataaattaaaattttttaaggttTGTTGGTTATTGTGACTATGGTAATAGTTTGACAGTTGAAGACTGTGAAAAAGAGTCAACGgaggttttagtttttatgttgtctagcttaaaacaaaaatggaaATGGCCAATTGGGTATTGGTttgtagataaaattaaatcaaatgtacAAGCTCAATTAATTAGGATTGCTATTACCCAATGTGATAAATTTGGGATTAATGTTGTGGCAGTCACCTGTGATGGAGCATATGCTAATTCTTCAACTTTTAAAACTCTAGGATGTGATCTAGACCAACCTTTTGATTTTATCAAGTCTGATTTTTCGATAACTTCAACTAAAGCTAATGTTTATTTCACACCTGATGCATgccataatgttaaattagctAGGAATGCTTTGGGAACACTAGGAGTATTTAAAGATTCAAACAACAGTCTTATTGAATGgagatatattcataaattatttgaactgcAAAACGACATGGGCTTTAAATTGGCAAACAAGATAAACTCTTCACATATAAATTGGAAAAGCAATAGTATGAAGGTAAAGTTAGCAGTTCAAACACTTAGCAGTTCCGTCGCAGACTCTCTACAATTTCTATCCAAGACCTCaaaagattttgaaaattgtgatGCAACAATAAGATTCATCAGGGTTGTAGATGAGATTTTTGATTTCTTGAATTCCAGAAACCCATATGCAAAAGGCTTTAAACAaccaattaataaacaaaatattcaatacttagaaacaaaaatgaaaaataatattgactatttgtatTCACTGAAGACAGCTACTGGGCAAGATCTGTGgaaaagtaaaagaaaaacattcaTATTAGGTTTTGCTGCATCCATAAAATCTACTATAGCTATAGCAAAggatttgttaataaatcaacattttaaatttattctgacATACAAATTAAGCCAAGATgcaatagaaattttttttggatttatgAGAGGTCGATtgggtcataataataatcctaCCTGTTTGCAATTCAAACATGCTCTAAAAAGTACTTTATTGCACACTTCAATAAGACTTAGCTCAGGAAACTGTACACTGATGTCACCTCATGAAGATTCTCTTTTTTCAATCAAATGGAAATATAAAGCACCAGaacaaaatttagaaaatgaattTGATATTTCATTGTTAGCAGAACagtacaataaattagattttaatagcatcactattgaaaatatattatattacataagtggatatattgttaaaaaactaATCCCAACTTTGAAATGTGATGGTTGTATTGAAGCTATTACAGATCCATACATTGAAAATGATCacgtttatcaaaataataccacaccaaaatattttacaattatgaaaAACAGAGGCGGTTTGAAGTATGCTTCTTATGGGGtatacaaaattgttaaattgacagaaacattatttaaaaccattatggtggataaaaaacaaatgtttattaaaaatatggatttaaaaattatgataaatgtcCAAAACTCACTGGCGACAGACACCACGCTATTTCCAAAATGTGATGCTTGCTGGAATTCAACAGATTTATTGGCAAGACCTCACAAAatcgatattataaacaaagtaaCCAGAACCTATCTTAACGTGAGATTATATtcttacagtaaaataataacatcctCGATTATGAAAACTGCTAGTAAACGACAGAAACTcagtaaaaccattttattttataacatgtaaaaattgttaaccTATCTGAATAaactatgttaaaaattgttattgatatttagatacaaaatttgtttaaataagaaaaataacgtgcaataaaaatttgttttataatttaattatttattttttttatcggcttCCTTATCAAACAAATCTAAGGCCGTGATAAAGCCCATAGGCCTCGAATTAAATGGCTGCTGTCTGCTTCAACTAAACACATTGATAGGATGCAGCAGTTAGCAAtctagtttattatacatatctgtGGCTATTATAAAGGTATTTATCACGGTTTAAGATAGACTATCTTAAACCgtggtatttattaaatggaaTTGACGTTTAGTATGTTAAGGGGTGACGATTAGTCACGATCTTAGATCATATACTATGAATGGAACCATGGCTTATCTCGCCTGTGTATACAATTTGAAGCACATATTAGCGACTAGTCTCTTCTTGATATTCATTATCTGCACGTGCGCGAGTATAATCGTCGCATATTTATTCAGAAGGGGCGCagtgttaggttaggtaagaACATTAGAATGAATATGCGACAAATGTACTCGCGCAGGCACAGATAATGAATGTCAAGGAGAGACTTGTCGCTTATATGTGCTTCAAATATCGggacatatatatacatatacatacatatacatattatgttcatgATCGGGACCATGATTTGAGATATACCTTAAACCGTGATCGAGccatattattgaattgtgTCTCACCCATAGACTTTATAGTAATAGACGGTACACGGTAGTAGTTCCGGCGTCCACGCGCGAGGGCGCTGATCAAGGTAGTAAATGTACATTGCACATGTGCACAAGAACCATGGGATTTTACAATCATTGTAACCGTGCGTCTTATCAATACTCACACCGCGTACTATCACAGTTAGGAAAGACCGTACCACCCACCCGCATCCATCCCGAATGACACGTCTGTTAGTATAAGGTCTATGGTCTATGGTCTCACCACGATTTAAGATAGTGTTATCAATAGTGATACATTGAcgtgatacaataatattatgaccacGAGCGTATGACATGATAAACGCCCAATAGGGTACGTAGTGTGGTGTTACCAAAACTATGTTTATGGAAGAGACATGTCTCAACGTAatactttgataataataatttgcattCGTCTGAGGTTTAGGTCCTTACACAtatgtaatgttttttatttttaaataaattttatacaacacTATTTCTTTAGTTGTCTTGTTGTTTACCCTATAAAATTGTTCACGCGCCGCTACTGCGAAATAAGATTTGAAGACCAACGTccattttgacaaaaaatataaattgttaagttGACTCGAAGTTGCCTATACTAAGGGAGTGATATACTGTATAGAGCAGTGGTTGTCAACCTTTTTGGGTCCACGGCTccatttgattttgaaataaaatatacggcTCCCATacgaacatttaaaataaacaaatttacattatttataataattttaatctaactttatttttaatgggaTGGCTGTGCTTGTTTTTGTTGCATTATatcatcaaataaatgtaaataataatcgaaatATGCTATTACTCGATATCGCAAACACGGTTATCGACGGTCTATCTGTCTCACACGCGCaacatgtaatatgtattggtGCGCAGAATTTTTTAGTTACTATTGCGAACGCGGCTCCCTTGATAATAACCGGCGACGCCTCCGGGAGCCGCGACGCACAGGTTGAAAACCACtggtatagagtatagactacAATAAACGAAAGATTCTGAGCGGaacaataattgattaaattttttcgaATGTTACTTTATCATaattcgtaataattataagcaaaCATATCggttatcaatttatcatccACCTATTAAAGTTTATCTTTCCtcttatttctaaattagaaaaatccagaaatttttaattttcattattattgttttactgaGAGAcacaagtattttaaattgtaattgtatgcAGAGTAaggtaagaaaataattatgtataggtacattttattatattaacatttttcaaacaacAATTAGCATATTAAAAaggtcaaaaatgttttaatattttcctcCACGTACAAATCAAGGCTGAGAATATAACctcttaatttaacttaaacaagatgtaagtattcaaaatattctatttaacagaatatatttcacaatattatactgttctaaaaactgtttttttttcaaaagattcaaaatttcaaaagttttagtaaaatttgtCTATTTATACCATGCTatgaatactattttattaatttttttaaaaaatacgatagtactaattagtaatttagtaattacgaatacatttcataaaagtcttaaaaatgttatttcatgAACTAATTACTCacgataaattttaacaatttattatttataaaatacaaaaataattcttaattattttaaatttataataattattgttcactGTTATGGTAttgccaaaaattaaaatatatatactttatgaaatcatattataatcagtGGCAAAACCACAGTTGGTGGATTATTTGTTAGcttatttaatctattctaTGTTTTGTTGTTAACTCTCCGCCTATGATTATAGATTTCTACCTAAAATCATGTAAAGCCGGCCATACCCTAGTATTAATGTATGCCAGATTTGTcccaaatacattttaattgcgTACATGTCTCAtccattttatgtttttatctatttcacaaaacagaaattaatttattacatgtcACACAATTACACAATATGAATATAGTTTCATCATCAAATGGACACATACATTTAGTACTTAGTGCTAGTACGGaacttattatctataatctaCATCCatatgaaaaaacaataatataaacctattaaatttttataaatagagactcattagtcatttaacaatttatactattaagcAATTAAgcttaattaaacttaaactaaaaactaattattaaaggcAATTATCTAtttcagtaaattattaagaaaatagttaatattaataaataaaatccagTAAAGAAATGTTagcatagtaaaaataaacttattaatatttattaatattacaaaatgataaaatgcaatttataagtataaattattaaaataaaaaattttcaaatccattaaaattaaaactaaaaatagataagctttattaagcaaaaaaaaaaacattcaacaagcgtgtacttaattttttgattttttttttctattttctattttcgGCTTTTCAtagaatacatattaaacaaattttttgcTTATATATGCCAGGATTTAAGTTAACATCTACCAATAAAACACTTAAGAATTCTAGCTACAAacctgcatattataataatttttagttaaaattacaataaaaattgtcataaaagttgaatttataatttaaaaaatattaacttactcAATTAGtaactacaatattttatcttttatttatcttttttatcatcattagTTTCTGTATTGTAGTTGCGAAACTCAGTgaccaatttataaatattttttatagcataaaaaaaaataattaaaattaaaaatatagaaattatgaGCACAAACACAACATCAATTGACATAAACTGGAAccaattaagtttatttccaGCAGTTTTCAGATGATGGGCACCATCATGGCGTATAACATATTCAATCCAGTAAACTGCTTTATCCAACGGTTTCATTGGTTgatcatgaaatattttagataattttattgcattttcttTGTACctggtatgtataaaaaaaaaatcaattaatcaaAGATAgtgatacttttataatagtatcctATCAATGCAATTCACTTACGATGTATTACTAAGAAtttcatgtaaattattttcaaagcgATTTTCAGTAAGTTCTGTGTACTTTAATCGTATAGCAGCTCCTCTAGATTCCATCATTATCGAGTTATACAGTTGATCTCCAAAAATAGATATGGCCAACATTGGAACTCCATAGTAAACCGCCTCTTCGACACTATGTATACCTCCATGAGTGATAAAAAGTACACAATTAGGGTGCCCAAGAATGTCAACTTGTGGGAACCATTTTCTAACTATTACATTTGATGGCAATTCTGGTAAATCGTCAGATTCCCATTTCCATAAGACCTTTTGCTTGATTTGGCCTAGTTGACGCAAGAACATTTCTACTTGATGCATGGGCAAATGACTACCTTTGACAACAGAtccaaaactaaaatacacaACACCATCAGGTGAGTTATCCATAAGCTCTCCTAAgtcctaaattaaattaatattaaaaacaaaccgGAATTagttgtgaataataataattaaaattaataataaaatattactttaggTAATTTTGAAGAAGGCTTTAAATGCATTCCTGCAACTTCTATAAAACTTGGAACAAGCGGCCTGGCTGTTCCTAAAGTAAAGTGTGTGTTTATTAGTgttaatgatacatttttcatcATTTCTTCCAACGATGGTCTAGATTCTGAaccagtataattaaaataattcaacataatttcattttgtttgggcatataaaatattggaaaCAGAAAAAATTGAAGGCACATTACAAGGAAATTTATAGTTCGCTCAAATAAAGTCATATGATCTTTGTACCCAGAATTTGGATCTGGAATGTAAGATGGATTAAAAGGTTGACTATACCATTGTGAAGGAAAAGCAGTTGGTGTAGCTGGGAATAGTTGGATAGCGTGTGCACCAAATTTATGGCTCATTGAAACAAAGCATTCATGTTgaaagttttcaaaaattacaacATCAAACTGATAGCCATCTGAATGAATAAATTCTTTAacttttgtattgtttaatgtttctaATGTTATTTGACTTCCAAAAAACAAAGTTCCAATAGGAATAACCAATGGCTTTAGGTATGGTGCAATAGATAACATGCTAAaatctgtaaataaataaattaatcactaCATAAGTAAGTACGAACtaagaaaatcaataaattattactattgtctTGTCTTTCTTTTATTGAAACATCAATATGGTGATAGTTTGGTGGTGGATTTTTGAGAGCAAAATGTGATAAAACGGTAACATTATGACCTCGTAGGGCTAGTTCCTTCAACAGTGGTTGGAAACCGCCATAGTGACTTCTAGCAAATGTAGGCAAAAATGCCAATATATTAGCTGACATACAATGACCGACATACAGTAGAAGTAAGACTGTGAAGAACAAAAACttcatctataaataaaatgaaaaatgaatatttttaacaatataataattaaaagaatgATGATTatgataaagaataatattaaaagtggaTAAGTAGGTAACCACTCTGCTGTTCAATAGGTGTAAAGTGTACCTCATCATTTTATAGGTCACTGTATAGGGTACCACGAAAAAATAACCCCACATgagattttg
This genomic stretch from Rhopalosiphum maidis isolate BTI-1 chromosome 3, ASM367621v3, whole genome shotgun sequence harbors:
- the LOC113556258 gene encoding UDP-glucuronosyltransferase 2C1-like, which translates into the protein MKFLFFTVLLLLYVGHCMSANILAFLPTFARSHYGGFQPLLKELALRGHNVTVLSHFALKNPPPNYHHIDVSIKERQDNNFSMLSIAPYLKPLVIPIGTLFFGSQITLETLNNTKVKEFIHSDGYQFDVVIFENFQHECFVSMSHKFGAHAIQLFPATPTAFPSQWYSQPFNPSYIPDPNSGYKDHMTLFERTINFLVMCLQFFLFPIFYMPKQNEIMLNYFNYTGSESRPSLEEMMKNVSLTLINTHFTLGTARPLVPSFIEVAGMHLKPSSKLPKDLGELMDNSPDGVVYFSFGSVVKGSHLPMHQVEMFLRQLGQIKQKVLWKWESDDLPELPSNVIVRKWFPQVDILGHPNCVLFITHGGIHSVEEAVYYGVPMLAISIFGDQLYNSIMMESRGAAIRLKYTELTENRFENNLHEILSNTSYKENAIKLSKIFHDQPMKPLDKAVYWIEYVIRHDGAHHLKTAGNKLNWFQFMSIDVVFVLIISIFLILIIFFYAIKNIYKLVTEFRNYNTETNDDKKDK